Genomic window (Thermoproteota archaeon):
CCTTATATCTGGAGTTGCTGCGAGCTTCCTCCACATGGCAGTATTCCCCCTATCAGAGATACCTTCTGTGGGCGCCAGTGGGGCGATAAGCGGTGTTCTAGGGGCCTACCTCGTCTTCTTCCCCCAAGCTAGGATAATGACAGCCATCCTCGTCTGGTACTTCATAACGGTTGAACCCATACCAGCCAAGTATTACATAACATTCTGGTTTATATGGCAGCTCATTCCCGGTCTATTAGCTGGAGAAGCCACTGGGGTTGCCTACTGGGCCCATGTGGGTGGATTCATAGCGGGGGTCCTAATGGCGTATCCCTACAGGCATAGGGTGAGGTACCTGAGGAGACTCTGGATGATGGAGAGGTACCATCATGGACCGTACTGGTAGGGCCTCAGAATTGGCTGAAGTCATGAAGTTGGCTTATGTGAGGGGTTATACTACTGGGGCAGGAGGAAATGCGAGCGCACGCGTGGACGAGGGGATACTCATAACCCCGTCAGGTGAATTCAAGGGAAGGTTGAGGGCCGAGGACATAATACTGATTGATCACCGGGGGAGAGTCCTAGGGGGTAAAGGGAGGCCCAGCTCAGAGTGGAAGCTCCATCTAAAGGTCTACGAGATCAGATCGGATGTGGGAGCCATTCTCCACTGCCATCATGCAGTAGTAACCGGGCTGGCGATGTCCATGGTGAGTTCGAAGATCGATGAGGAGGTTCTAGCCCCATTGAGGGAGTCTGATTGGACAGAAGAGGCGAGGATCATGCTGAGGGACGTTAAAATACTCCCTTGGAGGCCATACGGTACTGAGGAATTGGCTGAGATCGTATCTAACGCATTGAAAGACGTTAATGCCGTTGTAGTACTGAGGCACGGCGCATTTGTCGTTTCTAAAGATCCTTGGCTTGCACTATCAGCCATGGATTCACTAGTCGAAGTGTTCACGATAAACTTGGTGAGGCGGCTAGTAGGCTAGCCTTCCCTCCAAGGCCTCCCCACCCCCACATACAAGACCCCGGAGGGCAAGGAGTCTACCTCGATCACATGCCTCCCATCCACTATCAACCTCAACTCATCTGACAGCTGAAATAGCTCGCTGGATTTCATTCGATAGGCGGAGTGATCGGTCGATATCACCGCAATATCGGCTCCCTCGAGTGCCTCGATTAAGTCGTTCGTTAGAGGTATCCCCATTTCATCAAGCTTGGCATCCTCCCTTATCATAGGATCATGAACAACTATTTCCCTGACTCCCATTGAGAGTAAGTGATTTATCAGATAATAGGTTGGGGAGAGACGCGAGTCGGGTACATCACCTCTAAAAGCCAGCCCCAAGATAGCTAATTTAGGGCTCGATATACCGAGCCTTTTCATACCCTC
Coding sequences:
- a CDS encoding rhomboid family intramembrane serine protease, yielding MFPFKDENPSPITPWVTYGLILFNALVFLWEIAGGPVRFELLIYEYGFIPRFFLEDPSSNAYRLFTSMFMHGGWLHLLGNMLYLYIFGDNVEAAFGHFKYIIFYLISGVAASFLHMAVFPLSEIPSVGASGAISGVLGAYLVFFPQARIMTAILVWYFITVEPIPAKYYITFWFIWQLIPGLLAGEATGVAYWAHVGGFIAGVLMAYPYRHRVRYLRRLWMMERYHHGPYW
- a CDS encoding class II aldolase/adducin family protein, which gives rise to MDRTGRASELAEVMKLAYVRGYTTGAGGNASARVDEGILITPSGEFKGRLRAEDIILIDHRGRVLGGKGRPSSEWKLHLKVYEIRSDVGAILHCHHAVVTGLAMSMVSSKIDEEVLAPLRESDWTEEARIMLRDVKILPWRPYGTEELAEIVSNALKDVNAVVVLRHGAFVVSKDPWLALSAMDSLVEVFTINLVRRLVG